In a genomic window of Strix aluco isolate bStrAlu1 chromosome 3, bStrAlu1.hap1, whole genome shotgun sequence:
- the CCT4 gene encoding T-complex protein 1 subunit delta translates to MPENAGAKAHGGAGSRAKGTYQDRDKPSQIRFSNISAGKAVADAIRTSLGPKGMDKMIQDAKGDVTITNDGATILKQMQVLHPAAKMLVELSKAQDIEAGDGTTSVVVIAGALLDACSRLLQKGIHPTIISESFQKALDKGIEVLTSMAQPVELSDRETLLNSATTSLNSKVVCQYSSLLSPMSVDAVMKVIDPTTANSVDLRDIKIVKKLGGTIDDCELVEGLVLTQKVANTGVTRVEKAKIGLIQFCLSAPKTDMDNQIVVSDYAQMDRVLREERAYILNLVKQIKKAGCNVLLIQKSILRDALSDLALHFLNKMKIMVVKDIERDDIEFICKTIGTKPVAHIDQFTPDMLGSAELAEEVNLNGSGKLIKITGCTNPGKTVTIVVRGSNKLVLEEAERSIHDALCVIRCLVKKRALIAGGGAPEIELALRLNEYARTLRGMDSYCVRAYGDALEVIPSTLAENAGLNPISTVTELRNRHAQGEKTAGINVRKGGISNILEELVVQPLLVSLSALTLATETVRSILKIDDVVNTR, encoded by the exons ATGCCGGAGAACGCAGGGGCCAAGGCCCACGGCGGCGCGGGCAGCCGGGCCAAGGGCACCTACCAGGACCGGGACAAGCCCTCCCAGATCCGTTTCAGCAACATCTCCGCCGGCAAAG cTGTTGCCGATGCAATTAGAACAAGCCTTGGACCAAAGGGAATGGATAAAATG atTCAAGATGCTAAAGGAGATGTGACAATCACTAATGATGGTGCTACTATTCTGAAACAAATGCAGGTTCTGCACCCTGCAGCTAAAATg TTGGTAGAGCTGTCAAAAGCACAAGATATTGAAGCTGGTGATGGCACTACGTCTGTTGTTGTCATTGCTGGAGCTCTTTTGGATGCCTGCTCCAGACTTCTTCAGAaag GAATTCACCCCACCATCATTTCGGAGTCATTCCAGAAAGCTTTGGATAAAGGTATTGAAGTATTGACCAGCATGGCACAGCCGGTTGAACTGAGTGACAGAGAAACCTTGCTGAATAGTGCAACTACTTCGCTGAATTCAAAG GTCGTGTGTCAGTATTCTAGTTTACTTTCTCCAATGAGTGTGGATGCAGTGATGAAGGTGATTGACCCAACTACAGCTAATAGCGTGGACCTCAGAGACATTAAAATTGTTAAGAAGTTGGG AGGCACAATTGACGATTGTGAACTGGTTGAAGGACTAGTCCTGACTCAGAAGGTGGCAAATACTGGTGTAACCAGAGTGGAGAAAGCCAAAATTGGCCTCATTCAGTTCTGCTTGTCTGCTCCAAAGACGGAT atggaCAACCAGATAGTTGTTTCTGATTATGCTCAAATGGACAGAGTACTGCGTGAAGAGAGAGCCTATATTCTAAATTTAGTTAAGCAAATCAAGAAGGCTGGCTGCAATGTGCTGCTGATCCAGAAGTCTATTCTGCG GGATGCTCTTAGTGACCTAGCCCTccattttctgaacaaaatgaaGATCATGGTGGTTAAAGACATTGAAAGAGATGACATTGAGTTTATATGTAAG ACAATTGGAACTAAGCCTGTTGCTCATATTGACCAGTTTACTCCTGACATGCTGGGGTCTGCTGAGCTTGCAGAGGAGGTCAACTTGAACGGTTCTGGGAAACTAATAAAG ATTACGGGCTGCACCAACCCTGGAAAAACGGTAACCATTGTGGTACGTGGATCCAACAAACTTGTTCTGGAAGAAGCTGAGCGTTCTATTCACGATGCCCTGTGTGTCATAAGATGCTTGGTTAAGAAAAG AGCTTTAATCGCAGGAGGTGGAGCACCGGAGATAGAGTTGGCCCTACGCTTGAACGAGTACGCTCGCACTCTGAGGGGGATGGACTCGTACTGCGTCCGTGCGTACGGAGACGCGCTGGAAGTCATCCCGTCTACGCTGGCCGAGAACGCAGGTCTCAATCCGATCTCGACGGTGACAGAGCTGAGAAACAGACACGCTCAAGGAGAGAAAACAGCTGGCATTAACGTCAGAAAG GGTGGCATTTCCAACATCTTGGAGGAGTTGGTTGTCCAGCCGCTGCTCGTGTCTCTGAGTGCGTTGACTCTTGCAACAGAAACTGTGCGCAGTATTCTGAAGATTGATGATGTG GTGAACACCCGGTAA